The following nucleotide sequence is from Mytilus trossulus isolate FHL-02 chromosome 9, PNRI_Mtr1.1.1.hap1, whole genome shotgun sequence.
ttGTAGGACGTAAATAAAACTATGTACATTTGCAATATCTCGTAGCCAAACATATCCATAACgattatatataatatcttgGAGTCTGGAAcgtcagaaaaatatactcgatctgaacatgaatgaaacatttgccactggacgcgTACGTTAggctacaaacaaaaccaattattttccTTCTTCAAATTATTCCAAGAAGACaacttctcatacatgtacttttcattttaaaataaagtatatgaatcagtcatgtGAGTGTTGGGTGATCCCGTTAAATAGTTgtggttaaaaaaaacaaaaaaacatcatgaactACTGACTTAAAATGTCACTTTTGTGAcgatttattatttaataatttaattttggatgtaacgggtCTTCTGATTgactgacgttattttgttatcagcccatagacaaaagttagtcatgtgaccgttaCTTggtcaacgttttttcatggtttgccaaggattaaaatgaaatttagaattaaattataagaaatgactgtaatatttttttctgtctattcgaaataacataaaaaatgtggtgcatgtacactgttaaaaaaacagCTACTCGCGTTAACGTTATTcggtgtgcaccaaatttttttatgttatttcttcatagacagaaaaaatattacagtcattcctttaataataatattatcgaTACAGAGAGAAAATAATGGCGCGCTAAATCGATGTGGACAAAATTTGGAGTCATCTTTATCATGCAATATCTGtcctgacatagaaatattattggtttacaatgaggccatatatatttacatgatattaaagtatatatacgttaagttttggttgatgcggtcaggtcaaaaaatgttgttattaaaacaaCTATATATCGAAACTACTTAAATTTgttaacaattcaatattttgaatataaagaggacatgctgtcatttgaattatacaatccaTCGTGATTGGTTGTTGTCTGGTCTGACACATTcgccatttcctttctcaattttataagtgatttactatgcagctgtataattatctatatattaagatttacataataaagtgtaaatatggtaagttttggttgatgcagacaaataattttgttaaaccaGTCAATCTTAgcagtatgaaaactactgatatttgtttatgatgcaatactttgattaaaaaaaggaaatgctGGCACTCTCAATCTTTGCGAATTTTATTTTGTGGTCGTTAATTtccaatattgcagttatttaaatactacagtccctcttgacctaaaagtATACCTGAAGTACTGCGCAGtatagacttgcataaaaaaagcaagtatggtcagttttgtttgatgcggtcaaaagattttattacacgactcagtctgaagtatgaaaactactgatatttgtttacgattcaatactttgaatagaAAGTGGatatgctggcactataaattcatgcgaacaaaatttgaggtcattgtttttaaatattgctgtaacttgtatattacagtccctcttgacctaaagttataactgaattactgtgcagctatatagatttgcaggaagaaagagcaaataaggtcagtttagattgatgcggtcaaaagattttattacacgactcagtctgTAGTATGAAAActtctgatatttgtttacgattaaaTACTTTggataaaaagaggacatgctggtactttaaattcatgcgaacaaaatGTTGAGGTCatagttttccaatattgctgtaacttgtatattacagtccctcttgacctaaaattataactgaattactgtgcagctatattgATTTGCAGACAAAAAGAGCatataaggtcagtttagattgatgcggtcaaaagattttattacaagACTCAGTCTGTAGTATGAAAActggcactttaaattcatgcCAACAAAATTTGAGGACAatattttccaatattgctgtaacttgtatattaaaaACCCTCTTGGTCTAAAATTATAACtaaattactgtgcagctatatagatttgcaagAAGAAAGAACAAATAAGGTCAGTTAAGATTGATGcagtcaaaagatttttgtataaatggTCCGtccgaggtatgaaaactactcgTTAACagatatcacatttgtttacgattcaatattttaaataaaaagaggacatgctagtACTATAAATTGagtgcaaaataaaattttgaaatcattaatgttttccaatataattggtatcCTTGCCTAAAAACAAACTGGATTCCTGCAGTGTGCAGCTAAAtgtttatagatttatatgatgaaatcaaatgAGGTCAGTTCAAGTTTATAGTGGATCAATGGCAGATCCAGAAGGAGGGGGGGGGgcgttggacccccctttttttggaggatcaatgcatttgaatgaggacatatagttggaccccccatttttctgggttgggaacccccctttttaaaactGCTGGATCCCCCCTGGGCCCGGTTGTTCAAAAGTGTCGTTAAGCTAACGATGTCGTCAAAGTGTCGTTAGCCAGTCGTTAAATTTAACATAATCGTTAAGTGTTGTTCAAAAATTTTAACGCTTAACGCAGTCGTTAAATCTGTGTTAAACTTAATCACTTGACATACCTCGATTAAACCCCTAACGCTAAAGATGGCAGCCTTAGATTTAGCCTTGTTTCATGTACCAAttcaaagaaaagaaagaacTTTTAGAAGCAAAGAAGAACTTACCCTAGACTACACTGATACAGAACTTAGAGCACGATACAGATTTGGGAGGGAAGGCATTTCATTCTTATCTGATCTAGTAAGGGACAGGTTGACACGTCAGACAAACCGGAATCATGCCCTCAGTGTAGAACAACAGACAATGGTGACATTGAGATTTCTTGCCAGTGGAAGTTTCCTCCAGGTCATAGGTGACACATTAGGTAACactatatacttttaaatggtTCAGCTGTTTACACATGTTTTCTaatgatataatatttcaatttgagaatTTTATGCGGGATCTAAAGTGGCAATTCatagtgtacatgtacatgcatttattgttgtatttgtttcttCCATACTCTGCACTAGTCTACAGTACcatatttgtttacaaagtaATTGGGCAGTCATTACCCTAAAGTTGTGCGTCTCTACTTTATAGGTTTGGACAAAAGCACAGTTTCAAGAGTGGTCGATTCTGTTTTAGATGCCCTTTGTGAAAAGAGGAACGAGTTCATTCAGTGGCCTACTAACCTTAACCAAACCAAAGCTGAATTTTACGAGTTTGCTGGGTTTCCAGACATTTTGGGTGCTATTGATGGGACATATATAAGAATAAAGAGACCGCATCATGACGAACCTTCATTTATCAACAGAAAAGGCTACCCAAGCCTGAATGTTCAAGCAGTATGTGATGCAAAGGGTAATGTTCTCTGTTTTCATCTTCACATAATGTAATTTTGAACTGCCACATTGTAAACAAATCTGCTGTTCCCCTGAATTAAATTTCAGAAACCAGTGTCACTATAGTCTGTTCCATATAACGAAgtctttatattaaaattgatattaatataGTTACTTTCAGacctagataaaaaaaaaatccatacagtaactgtaataaaaaaaaaaatgttttcctgcttaaaaaaaatattttcctaaaaaaatgtaaaacttatttataagaacccccctttttttccattttgtacacttgaaaaaaaaaggcgCTGGATTTATAAGACTTATAGGGTTTATAATCTTTGACCCCTCCCTTTTTGGGAAATGTTTCTTAAGGTTTactagtttttgaaaaaaaataatagacaaaaagtaacttaaacatgtaaagtagtgctttatttaatgttttaactggGTTTTTTTCAGGTAGATTTACAAACATAAATGCAAATTGGCCAGGTTGTTGTCATGATTCACATGCTTTCAGAACATCACAGGTGAGTGTAAATGgttgattaataattttaaatcagcTTCATTAGTCATTTAAATACAATGGAGTATCATGAAAAACAGATCATAATTATACATAACATTGAAAACACTACTTTATTTGATTCTATTAGTTCCagatggtatatatatatttctgttttatgtAGACAACCTAAGTAAAGATgcaaaatattttcacttttttaaatgttcaatgtttctggtttatatcatattaatagagacatatgtattatatatgtccCTGATATCAGCCAGCAAAAAGTGAATGAAAAATGTCTGGATAAGAATGGTAAAATGTTGTACGATTGCCAATGCCATATCTTTTAAACAATGCAAACtaaattgatatgcatgtatattctttaaaaaatatttttgtattgtatttatatttatgtattgtataatattctttaaaatagaCATATTTGCTCATGCATGTTTGTGCTCACATGGAGAAAAATGGCAATTGGGAAAATGGCATCTTACTTGGTGATAGTGGCTATCCCTGTAGGTCTTTTTTAATGACACCTTTTCTGAACCCCAATGAACAACACCATAGAAGGTACAACAGATATCATGCAGTCACAAGATCCATTATTGAAAGAACATTTGGCAGATGGAAGAGAAGGTTCCACATATTGCATTCTGAAGTGAGTTATTATTTagatgattttattactacttCTTATTGATTGgagtatattttttctttcaaattataatcataatattttttttaaagaaaattaaaaaaccaccctcccccttttccactCCCTCTCACTCTCAATAATATATCGAATAAATTTGCACCCGAGTTGtgtcttagatatatatcaaccGGAACTATTTgggtacatttttgtatatttaaacttaatattacaaacttaaacattttttgagacTGTTAGGGAGCCTTTGATTTTTAGGTTGGGGAAGGGGTCTCAaggaaattagaaaaaaataggcaggacaggatttTTGAGAAGAAGTAAAAAATGTCATGATAAAAGACTTTACAagaaaaaggcaggatgacaatttatgtaaaaaaaaagtcacgCACCGGGTAATTTAAAGAGAAAAGAAGACAGgaccaaaaagattgaaaaattaaaaggcaAGACAGAAATTACAACAACAACCAAGGCAGGACAAAATcacccacccccccccccccccccccctcttaaAAAAAGGTTGAGTGCTCACACACTCTCTCAGTAATCTGTTTAGGTCAGTCGCTTTTCattcatattgtattttttatgattttctaattttccttttttaatccATTGGCATTGCATGGTCTTTTATAAGGTATGGGCTTTTATCATTGTCGAAGGCTGCACAGTAACCTTATAgcttacatccactttattttaactttgccttttttttaatcCATTGCATGGTCTTTTATACGCTATCGGTTTTTATCATTGTCGAAGGCTGCACAGTTACCTTATAGCTTATATCCATGCACTTTATTTTAACTTTGCTAGATAGATGTcctattgacaatcataccccatctccTTTTTTGGGACGTCCGACGATCAATTTTTCAACGGCAGCTTTCAGATATGTGATTGTAACTTTTGTAGGGAATTTCTTATGATTTTCTAATTTTCTGTTAAGAGCTTAGAcgaatataaaatttatgagaCCATTCTATCTCAAAATTGTGAACCGAACACAAATGGAGACTTATATAACTGTTGAACGTATATAACTGCTGATGTCATGAAATAAGAAATTTCTTGTGGTAAATATGTAGAAACATTACCTGCATGAACTTGAAGATCTTTTTGACTTGGAAGATGCTGAAATACTTGGTCCTGGAGATGTGGCATTTCTATCAGTCCCTTCAGCATCATCGGCTACAGGGCAGGTCTGCTCATTGTTCTGCAAGTTTTCATGATGTCTGTCTAAGGCTCTCATCCAGACAGATTCTTCTGCTGTAGGTCTGGGGGTAGCTGTGGCAGTGCATTGAGGCTGGCTTCCATTTGTCACAGTGGTGGAAATTGCTTCTAAAATATCAagtgaaattatatattttaaacttaataagttattattttaattgatttaaacaGTTTCATCACTTTAAAACAgtttcaaattcttttaaagTCATACCTCcgtaaaaaatatcttttcaatgTTACAAGGGACAAAAAAGCGGCAatagcaaaacaaaaaacaacacgaTGGTGAAAGTAGGTTGtgcaatcaaaataaagattaaTAAAGGTTACATACTGTTTCAAGGATATCCAAATGCAAAAAGTGTAAGTGAATAATTCAATCCTTTATGTACAAGTGATCACTAGTTGCGCATAAGTATGAAAATTGAAAGGTAGTttgacatgtatatatttttagaacatgttaaggtcaaatatatttaaagcgaggaaatcccATGCTATGGGAAACCCTTCTGTCAAAGCAGACGACCGATAGCGTAAACTTATTTTCTATATCTACAGgttaaaatcaaagtttttaagtcaaattaaagaatgaaataagagtaaaaattaaattgaatttaaaaaaaaacataccattGCAAGTTATTTCTGTCTCCAAGCCACCAACTCCAATGAATGAGGCACTATCCCTCATAGCATTAACTATATTTTCTTCGGCAACAGTTAGCTGTGTGGGTGGTGGTCCACCTCCAGTTTTGCCCATTTCCTTTCTGTTGTTGGTGAACTTCTCTTTGGCACCCCGACACATATTGCGGTATTTGTTCCTGACTTCTGTCTCACTTCTCATACAAACACCCAACGCATTGACTTCCTCTGTAATGAGTTTCCATAAATCATTCTTCTTCTTGTTAGTAACTTCTGGGGAAAATACCCCTTTCAATAACTCCAACTCATGAGTAACTCTGGAACTTATAAGGTTGGCCTCAATTGATGTGAAATTAGCTTTTCTGTCCCTAGGCAATTTTTAACGCATATGTTAGCTAACGACTTATTTAAATTTAACGATTCGTTAGCCTTAATCATCGTTAAGGCTAACGACACTTTTGAACAACTGGGCCCTAGTGGTTTGGGCCGGTACAATGTTTAACATTAAggtaagataattttttttttttaaatttttttaaattcctttaTTTCCATCAGTTGCTTGTTACATTGTCTTCAACAAGTCCAAGCTCCTTGTGAAGAATAcatataaatttcaattatattatatattaataaataaaacatcaatctaataaatgtttcttAACATTAACTAAaaaattatcttcttttaaCTTCTTTGAATAATACATTCGTTTTGTAAATTCTCTAATGAATAGACAAAAAACATCAAGTCTTTTCATTTTCTGATCAGATCCATAgtaggatttataaattgaaaacccAATAATAGTTATAAGAAAGTTAAAGCCAAAGTAATAtttatcagatattttataGCCGAAATCAATATCTTTCAATGTGAAatctttttctatatttactttttgcaataaattatgaatttttctcCAAACATCGTCCAAAAAAGAACATGACATAAAGTAATGTTGATAATCTTCTTCAGTAAAGCATTTATTACATAAATCATTGTCTGTTACCTTCCATCTAAATAATAACTTTTTGGTTGGTAAAATGCTTTGTAAAAGTTTCCATcgatacatttttaatttattttcttctaaatagtaaaaaataaagttgtacaatggtttcaaatgaaattatgtCTGTAATGGTAATACATTTAACCATACATTTATACCAATaggtttcacaatttttttctttacttatCTGTTATATAATTActtatttgtcaaaaaagaaatgtcaatATATTTACCATTTATTGACAAACATTGTCTTTTTACATTGACTATACTTCTTGTTGAATTCTCTGATCTAAGACATTGTAACCAATCTTTTGGAATTGCTTTTTTTAGGGATGTCAACTCAGCTATCcagttgaatttattttcaattttttgcaaaattacaTCTTGTGAAATTTCgccattttcatttaaaatatcatttatataaattaaattaccttttatccaatttttgaagaaaagacatttgttattaaatttaatttatttattcccccaaataatttgttttctgatTTCATAAAAGGTTTTTGGTATATCTGTCTGTCCTCCTCCTAATTTCATCCAgctttttaacacatttttataaaatattggaaTATTAGGTAGATATTGATCAACTTTATTATAATCCATATTCAAATAAACTGATAGGCAATTTTTTCCTGAgcattgtaaataatttaaaggTATTAGTTGCCATCTGGCCATATCTGTATGTAAAATTCTACCTATCCATGATGCTTTTAGTGATTCAAAGTGACTTTCAATGTCAATCATATTCAAACCCCCGATTTCATAACTACCTATCATCGTATTTCTTTTAACTTTATCTGGTTTGTCGTTCCAgataaatttgaaacattttctttctatttcttttttatatttttcaggacATACGCATGAGCTAGCTAAAAAGGTAAAGAGTGGTAAAATCAAAGATTTAATTATCAAGATTTTACCTAAAATAGTGAGATTTCTCTTTTTCCaaagaataaataatttatccattttatctattttagtttcaaaatttaatttctcACATTCTTCATTATTATGTCCAAAATAAATCCCTAAAGCTTTTACAGGTTTATATGTCCAGTTAATATTTGCTATTTTGTCTTTACTATTTTTGAGTTTTCCTATCCATATcccttctgttttatttttatttataattaatctGGAATAAGATCCGAAGACTTCAATTTCATTCAATGCTAGTTCGAtatcatttttatcattaaaaaataaagttgtgtCATCAGCTAATTGgcttattttaatacaatgtgtttttctatcaaattttatCTGAAATCCTTTTATATTTTCGTTATTTCGAAGTCTTAGTGCCAATATTTCAACGGATATGACAAAAAGTAAAGCAGATAAAGGACACCCTTGTCTAATCCCTCTTGAATTCTTAAACATTTCTGAAATCCACCCAttattaattatacatgtttgaATATCAGTATACAAAGTTTTAACCCAATTTTTGAATGATTCATTGAATCCAAAGTGATCTAAAGTGTCTAACATAAATTTCCATTCAAGCGTGTCATATGCTTTTTTAAAATCGACAAAAACAATAGCCActtctatattatatatatctgcATAATCTATAATGTCCTGTATTTGCCTTAAATTAAACCCAATAAGTCTATTTTTTATGTATCCAGACTGATCAGTGTTTATGAGTtttggtaaaactttttttagtCGTTGAGCTAGAACATGGGACAAGATTTTAAGATCGACGTTTAATAATGAAATTGGTctataattttctaattttaatgggTCCCCCTTTTTGAATATTAACGA
It contains:
- the LOC134684417 gene encoding putative nuclease HARBI1; this encodes MAALDLALFHVPIQRKERTFRSKEELTLDYTDTELRARYRFGREGISFLSDLVRDRLTRQTNRNHALSVEQQTMVTLRFLASGSFLQVIGDTLGLDKSTVSRVVDSVLDALCEKRNEFIQWPTNLNQTKAEFYEFAGFPDILGAIDGTYIRIKRPHHDEPSFINRKGYPSLNVQAVCDAKGRFTNINANWPGCCHDSHAFRTSQTYLLMHVCAHMEKNGNWENGILLGDSGYPWNFL